A single genomic interval of Mycolicibacterium holsaticum DSM 44478 = JCM 12374 harbors:
- a CDS encoding mycofactocin-coupled SDR family oxidoreductase — MGRVQGKVVLITGGARGQGRSHAVRLAEEGADVILFDICGDVEHNAYPLSTEHDLEEAGREVEKTGRRVVTAVVDVRDRAALADALKSAVAELGKLDVVVANAGICPLGADQPMDAFANAFDVDFVGVVNTVHVALPYLSAGASIITVGSVAGLLAEKAGAAANAGPNGSGGAGYNLAKQFIDKYTMALAAQLAPKSIRVNVVHPTNVNTPMLHNESMYKMFRPDLEHPALDDALLTFPMMQGMPIPYVEPEDISHGICYLASDESRYVTGVQLKVDAGATLKF; from the coding sequence GTGGGCAGAGTGCAGGGCAAGGTGGTTCTCATCACCGGCGGGGCGCGTGGGCAGGGCCGGTCGCATGCGGTGCGACTGGCCGAGGAGGGCGCCGACGTCATCCTGTTCGACATCTGCGGTGACGTCGAACACAACGCGTATCCGCTGTCCACCGAGCACGACCTCGAGGAGGCCGGCCGGGAGGTCGAGAAGACCGGACGCCGGGTGGTGACGGCCGTCGTCGACGTGCGCGACCGGGCTGCGCTGGCCGACGCGCTGAAATCGGCGGTGGCCGAACTCGGCAAGCTCGACGTGGTGGTCGCCAACGCAGGCATCTGCCCGCTGGGCGCGGACCAACCGATGGACGCCTTCGCCAACGCCTTCGACGTCGACTTCGTCGGCGTGGTGAACACCGTTCACGTCGCGCTGCCGTACCTGTCGGCCGGGGCGTCGATCATCACCGTGGGGTCGGTGGCCGGACTGTTGGCCGAAAAGGCCGGAGCGGCGGCGAATGCGGGACCCAACGGCTCCGGCGGCGCGGGCTACAACCTGGCCAAGCAGTTCATCGACAAGTACACGATGGCGCTGGCGGCCCAGCTGGCGCCCAAGTCGATCCGGGTCAACGTGGTGCACCCGACCAACGTCAACACCCCGATGCTGCACAACGAGTCGATGTACAAGATGTTCCGGCCCGACCTCGAGCATCCGGCACTCGATGATGCGCTGCTGACCTTCCCGATGATGCAGGGCATGCCGATTCCCTACGTCGAACCCGAGGACATCTCGCACGGAATCTGCTACCTGGCCTCCGACGAATCCCGGTACGTGACCGGAGTGCAGCTCAAGGTCGACGCCGGCGCCACCTTGAAGTTCTGA
- a CDS encoding amidohydrolase family protein — translation MPLQKDHQIVSVDDHLIEHPRVWQDRLPAKFHENGPRIVEIEGRHLWSYDGQILPTIGLNAVAGKPPEEWGMDPVRYEDMIPGCYDPAARIADMDLDGVQAALCFPSFPGFGGSTFFRGQDKELALLCVKAWNDFYIDEWCATAPDRYIPLAILPVWDIDATVAEAERVAAKGARTVSFPDSPVPMGLPSFHSDHWNGLWQVCSEAKMPVSLHFGSGSFVPGFSYSALATSPAPAMPDAPFAVAITLFSTNLMWTTVDLLFSGKLQKFPDLQFSLSEGGIGWVPYILERADYVWERHRYYQPIDFDTRPSDLFRRHFYGCFIDDEHGLANRYTIGVDRITLEIDFPHSDSNWPNSRKRAAEVLADVPDDECSLIVEQNARRMLRFPRAAG, via the coding sequence ATGCCGTTGCAAAAGGACCATCAGATCGTCTCCGTCGACGACCATCTGATCGAACATCCCCGGGTGTGGCAGGACAGACTGCCTGCGAAGTTCCACGAGAACGGCCCGCGCATCGTGGAAATCGAAGGCAGGCATCTGTGGAGCTATGACGGGCAGATCCTGCCGACCATCGGCCTCAACGCGGTCGCGGGCAAGCCTCCCGAGGAATGGGGGATGGACCCCGTCCGCTACGAGGACATGATTCCCGGCTGCTATGACCCGGCGGCACGCATCGCCGACATGGACCTCGACGGCGTGCAGGCCGCGCTGTGCTTCCCGTCGTTTCCCGGATTCGGTGGTAGCACGTTCTTTCGCGGTCAGGACAAGGAACTCGCCCTGCTTTGCGTCAAGGCGTGGAACGACTTCTACATCGACGAGTGGTGCGCCACCGCGCCGGACCGCTACATTCCGCTGGCGATTCTGCCGGTGTGGGACATCGACGCGACCGTCGCCGAAGCAGAACGCGTGGCCGCCAAGGGGGCGCGCACCGTGTCGTTCCCCGACAGCCCCGTGCCGATGGGCCTGCCGTCTTTTCACTCTGATCACTGGAACGGGTTGTGGCAGGTCTGTTCTGAAGCCAAGATGCCGGTGTCGCTGCATTTCGGATCCGGCTCGTTCGTGCCGGGCTTCTCGTATTCGGCCCTGGCCACTTCACCGGCGCCGGCGATGCCGGATGCGCCGTTCGCGGTGGCGATCACGCTGTTCTCGACGAACTTGATGTGGACGACCGTCGATCTGCTGTTCTCCGGCAAGCTGCAGAAGTTCCCCGACCTGCAGTTCTCGCTGTCCGAGGGCGGCATCGGGTGGGTGCCCTACATCCTGGAGCGCGCGGACTATGTGTGGGAGCGGCACCGCTACTACCAGCCGATCGACTTCGACACACGCCCATCGGATCTCTTCCGCCGTCACTTCTACGGCTGTTTCATCGACGATGAACACGGCCTGGCGAACCGGTACACCATCGGGGTCGACCGCATCACACTCGAGATCGACTTCCCCCATTCGGATTCCAACTGGCCGAACTCGCGCAAACGCGCGGCTGAGGTGCTCGCCGACGTCCCCGATGACGAGTGCTCGTTGATCGTGGAGCAGAACGCGCGACGCATGTTGAGGTTTCCGCGCGCCGCCGGGTAG
- a CDS encoding LLM class flavin-dependent oxidoreductase: MAKQWAMPWPGSELAKHAEAAGAAAFCAGEFADIGAYVTASEMAHHTSTARIGPGIAYAFARSPFVHAASARHLNHIAPGRVFLGLGAGTGRMNRDWFGVDSSHPAPRMTELVGCIRAFLHAENGQRITFDGDYYHIDARIQAPVLGRIEVPILLGAFNVHMLRAVGSVADGVLGHGLFTDRWWTEIVEPNVASGAQRTGRDPARLLRWGWVITAIDDEDPQRAIDDAKRQIAFYLTVKTYDSLVALHGWQDEVAAIRADFARGDPRAIGTHVTDEMLWAMAACGDTEQTRAMLAARSALPDLGFHSPPGFLVSTRRRQQYGKKIIEAFTRTGAVR; this comes from the coding sequence ATGGCGAAGCAGTGGGCGATGCCGTGGCCGGGCAGCGAACTCGCGAAACACGCCGAAGCCGCTGGCGCAGCGGCGTTCTGCGCCGGTGAGTTCGCCGATATCGGCGCGTACGTCACGGCATCGGAGATGGCGCACCACACCAGCACCGCTCGGATCGGGCCGGGGATCGCGTACGCGTTCGCGCGGTCCCCGTTCGTGCACGCCGCGTCGGCGCGGCACCTCAATCACATCGCGCCCGGCCGGGTGTTCCTCGGGCTGGGCGCAGGGACAGGCCGGATGAACCGCGACTGGTTCGGGGTGGACTCCTCACATCCGGCGCCCCGGATGACAGAGTTGGTTGGCTGCATCCGGGCGTTCCTGCACGCCGAGAACGGCCAGCGGATCACCTTCGACGGTGACTACTACCACATCGACGCCCGGATCCAGGCTCCGGTGCTTGGCCGCATAGAAGTGCCGATCCTGTTGGGTGCGTTCAACGTTCACATGCTGCGCGCCGTCGGCAGCGTGGCTGACGGGGTGCTCGGACACGGGCTGTTCACCGACCGGTGGTGGACCGAGATCGTCGAGCCGAACGTGGCCTCGGGCGCGCAGCGCACCGGGCGCGACCCGGCGCGGCTCTTGCGTTGGGGTTGGGTGATCACCGCGATCGACGACGAAGATCCACAGCGCGCGATCGATGACGCCAAACGCCAGATCGCGTTCTATCTGACCGTCAAGACCTACGACTCGCTGGTCGCCCTGCACGGCTGGCAGGACGAGGTGGCCGCGATCCGGGCGGACTTCGCCCGGGGAGACCCGCGCGCGATCGGCACGCACGTCACCGACGAGATGCTGTGGGCGATGGCGGCGTGCGGCGACACCGAGCAAACGCGGGCGATGCTTGCCGCCCGCAGCGCCCTTCCCGACCTTGGATTCCATTCCCCGCCAGGCTTTCTCGTCAGTACCCGGCGGCGCCAACAGTATGGCAAGAAAATCATCGAGGCCTTCACGCGGACAGGAGCCGTCAGGTGA
- a CDS encoding acyl-CoA synthetase: protein MNNAGSDEGSNVIRKRVDEDDHDLLTFGEVGERLRIEIASARAAVAEAESGGDAEALQRARTRLAALESAVKRNSASGINDANFEKFFGYPGTAKRNLPG, encoded by the coding sequence ATGAACAACGCGGGTTCAGACGAGGGTTCGAATGTCATCCGCAAGCGGGTGGATGAGGACGACCACGATCTGCTGACTTTCGGTGAAGTCGGTGAGCGGCTACGCATCGAAATCGCCTCGGCCCGTGCCGCTGTCGCCGAAGCCGAGTCCGGCGGTGACGCCGAGGCGCTCCAGCGAGCCCGTACACGGTTGGCCGCGCTGGAATCCGCGGTCAAGCGCAACAGCGCCAGCGGCATCAACGACGCCAACTTCGAGAAGTTCTTCGGCTATCCGGGGACCGCCAAACGCAACCTGCCCGGCTGA
- a CDS encoding MarR family winged helix-turn-helix transcriptional regulator, with amino-acid sequence MSPSLGADLLAVVARINRLATQRARMPLGYAQARLLSTIEDRGEARISDLAALDHCSQPTMTTQVRRLEDAGLVSRTVDPEDARAVLIRITPKGVETLRQVRLDRGAAIDPYLERLDDDDRRVLGEAVVVLRRLLEDAASPGAVAR; translated from the coding sequence ATGTCGCCGTCACTCGGAGCCGACCTGCTCGCCGTCGTTGCCCGGATCAACCGACTGGCCACCCAGCGGGCCCGCATGCCGCTCGGTTACGCCCAGGCGCGGCTGCTGTCGACCATCGAAGACCGCGGCGAGGCCCGCATCTCGGACCTGGCCGCACTCGACCACTGCTCGCAGCCGACGATGACCACCCAGGTGCGTCGGCTCGAGGACGCCGGGTTGGTGTCGCGCACCGTCGACCCCGAGGATGCGCGGGCCGTGCTGATCCGCATCACCCCCAAGGGGGTGGAAACGTTGCGTCAGGTCCGGTTGGATCGCGGCGCGGCCATCGACCCGTATCTGGAACGCCTCGACGACGACGATCGGCGCGTGCTCGGCGAGGCCGTCGTGGTGCTGCGTCGCCTCCTCGAGGACGCCGCGTCCCCGGGCGCCGTCGCCAGGTAG
- a CDS encoding spirocyclase AveC family protein, whose product MTTHRHTETPEFLAQEPKTYRDSPPIIWLARLGAVFVAFQLYVYGRWIFSDKFAPAPIGPDPIPGSNIAWIRFWEIGCMIGGVFFLIWMIRKTRRDKQLPPVGIFVVAWLLAAWQDPGVNAVRPVFGYNAGFFNMGTWGEFIPGWVHKGAENPQPIIYFLASYILLTPLAIMGIDQVIARMRKRLPRINTAGVLLAMLVLFIVLDIVLEQYFHRIGLWTYLRVDDTWSIFRGTMYQFPLYEGIVFGGLVSMSSIAIYCLRDRNGHMLSDIGIEQLKNKRTVTPVRILALTAVFNLIMLVFNLGFNLVNQHADVQPPAVEVPSYIHHGMCGVGPNPPCPPRP is encoded by the coding sequence GTGACCACGCATCGACATACCGAGACCCCGGAGTTTCTCGCGCAGGAGCCCAAGACTTACCGGGACTCACCGCCGATCATCTGGCTGGCCCGGTTGGGCGCCGTCTTCGTGGCGTTTCAGCTCTACGTCTACGGGCGTTGGATCTTCTCCGACAAGTTCGCGCCCGCGCCGATCGGACCCGACCCCATTCCCGGCTCCAACATCGCCTGGATCCGGTTCTGGGAGATCGGCTGCATGATCGGCGGCGTCTTCTTCCTCATCTGGATGATCCGCAAGACCCGGCGGGACAAGCAACTTCCGCCCGTCGGCATCTTCGTGGTGGCCTGGCTGCTCGCGGCCTGGCAAGACCCCGGGGTGAATGCCGTGCGCCCGGTATTCGGGTACAACGCCGGCTTCTTCAACATGGGCACCTGGGGTGAGTTCATCCCGGGCTGGGTGCACAAGGGCGCCGAGAACCCGCAACCGATCATCTACTTCCTCGCCAGCTACATCCTGCTGACGCCGCTGGCCATCATGGGCATCGATCAGGTGATCGCCCGCATGCGAAAAAGGCTGCCGCGCATCAATACCGCGGGCGTGCTGCTGGCGATGCTGGTGCTGTTCATCGTTCTCGACATCGTGCTCGAACAGTATTTCCACCGCATCGGGCTGTGGACTTACCTGCGCGTCGACGACACCTGGTCGATCTTCCGCGGCACCATGTATCAGTTCCCACTGTACGAGGGCATCGTGTTCGGTGGCCTGGTCAGCATGTCGTCCATCGCCATCTACTGCCTGCGTGACCGCAACGGCCACATGCTCTCCGATATCGGCATCGAGCAGCTGAAGAACAAGCGCACCGTCACCCCCGTGCGCATTCTGGCGCTGACGGCGGTGTTCAACCTGATCATGCTGGTGTTCAACCTGGGCTTCAACCTGGTCAACCAGCACGCAGACGTGCAGCCGCCCGCCGTGGAAGTACCCAGCTACATCCATCACGGAATGTGCGGGGTCGGCCCGAACCCGCCCTGCCCCCCGCGGCCATGA